The following is a genomic window from Nguyenibacter vanlangensis.
CGGCGCCGCGGCGAAGGTCCAGCCGTGCTCCAGCATCAGCCAATGGACGACCGACACGGAAATCATCCCTTCCAGCCCCTTGAAGGCGCGCATGATCAGCGTGCGGTGCGCCCAGGGACAGGCAAGGGAGACATAGAGATGGTAGCGTCCGGCCTCGGCCACGAAGCCCCCGCCGCCCGACAGGCCGGGACGCCCATCCGCGGTGATCCAGTTGCGAAAGGCGGCGTCTGTGCGGACGAATCGACCGCCGGTCGACGACGTGTCGTACCAGACGTCACGCCATTGTCCTTCAACGAGCATGCCCATGGATGATCTCCGGCACTCGGGTGTCGGGAGAAAGCTAGGCTTGGCCGGCCACGGTATCAATCGCGTCTGAACAGATGCCGTGTTCAGGAAAAACGGAAGACCGTAAGGCTCGCGTTGGCCGTATCATTTTGAAATAATAATATTCAAGAATGATCCGTGCCCAAGGTAGCAGGAATATGATATATAATTTTGAATAAGAAATGAATTAGGCTGGATTTGTAGACCCGGACCGATTGTGGGCCGGAATTCTTGTGGAAAGGAATATTGCGCCTGTTGCCAGTATGGCGCTGTCACAAAATCTTAAATTTGGAAAGCTCTGGAGCACCGCTTGCGGCGGCGGAGCCGGCATCGGCCGGCGGGCCGGGGCGGAATGAGGGGGACCAGGAAAAGTTTTCCCTGTTTTTCCAGGGCGACCATATGGACAGCCTTAAAGCTTCGCGCTAGGTTGTTAACGATTGCTTAACACGCACATTGCGGGGCGTGCGTTCCCGATGTCCTTTGAATCAAGGGCTTTTGTGTTTATATAAACAAGGAAAGTGTCAAGTAATGATGCAGTATCTGCAGACTCTGCTGAGTCTGAAGCGTGATCGGCGTGGCGTGACCATGCTTGAATATGGCCTGATCGCCGCGCTTGTGGCGGTGGTCGCGATCGGCGCGCTGACAACATTGGGTACCAATCTGAGCGGCGTCTTTTCTGCTATCAGCAATAAAGTCACAAGCTGATATTGTTCTCTGTGGTGGAACAGAACCGTATTCAGACGCGATTTTATGTTGTGTGACATGGGGGCATGTCTGGCGCAGGGGGTGGGTGCGGGCTTCGCTCTCCTCCTGCTGTGGGCCGCTCTTCGTGATATTGCGGTGCGGTTGATTCCCGATTGGCTTGTATCGCTTGTTGCGCTGTCAAGTATTTCCCTTGCGATCATCCGGCATCATGTGCTGGCGGGATTGATATCGGGGGGAATCCTGTTTTGCCTGGGCTTTGCCTGCTGGTCGCGCGGCTGGATGGGCGGTGCGGACGTCAAGCTGCTCGGGGCGGTCGGTCTGGCGATTCAGCCTCGGCAGATCCCGGACCTGGTTCTTGCCGTGACTTTGGCGGGCGGCGTTCTGGCTGTCCTTTATCTCATGGCCCGGACCTTTGTCGCCGAACGGGACGGCGGCGCGATACCGCGGGGGCGAATCGCGCGGGTGTTGCGAATCGAGCGCTGGCGGCTCCATCGCGGATGCCCGCTTCCCTATGTGTGCGCCATCGCAGTCGGAAGCGTTATCGTTCTCCTGTAGGGCGTGACTGATCATGTTTCGGCTGATTTTCTTCATTCTGATGGCTGTCGGCCTGGGTGGATTCGGGACCGTTGCATGGATCGCCACCCGGCCACCGGCGACCGCCCGGCCGGCGGCGCCCCCGACCCTGCAGATCCTGGCGGCCGCGCGTCCTCTGGATGCGGGGAATTTGCTGAAACCCGAGGATATCATTGCGATTCGGGTGCCGCAGGGCAAGGAGGGCGCCGACGTGACGCAGGACAGTGCCGAGGGGCGTGAGGCGCTGGCGGGTGCGATGCTGCTGCACGGCGTCGGGGCCCAGGCAATCCTTCGTTCGACCGATCTGCTGCGGCCGGGCGATCGCGGCTTTCTCGCTGCGGCGCTGCAGCCGGGCATGCGCGCGGTCACGGTCGGCGTGGACGCGATTACCGGGACAGCGGGCCTGATCTGGCCTGGCGATCATGTCGATCTGATCCTGACGCAGGCATTTGCCGGCTCGTTGCCGGCCGAACATCGCGTGGCCGCGGAAACCGTGCTGTCGAATGTCCGCGTGATCGCGATCGATCGCCGGCTGGTGCAGGGCGCGTCGGCCAGCAACGAGCCGCAGGCCCGCACCGTGACACTCGAAGTCACGCCTGACGATGCCGAGCGTGTGTCGGTGGCGGTCCATCTGGGGCGCCTGTCGCTTTCGGTTCGCTCCGCCCAGGTCGGGCCCGTGCCCCAGCCGGCTCCGCCGGCGGCGTGGGCCGGCGACGTTTCCGCCATATTGCATGACGACCACGCATCCGATCCGGCGGATGGTCGCTCCCTGACCCTTTACCAGGGGGGAGCGGACGGAAAGGAGATCCACTACTGATGTTCGGGAAATCCCGCCTGGCCGGCGCCCTGGTGCGGATTGCGGTCGCGACCTGCCTGCCGGCCGTCGCGCCCGGCCCGGCCGCGGCGGCGCATCGCGACGAAGCCGGCCCGGTCCGGGAACGCGCGGTCAGTCTCGAGGTCGGCGCCGGCCACATGGTCACATTGCCAAGAGCGGCGGCGAAGATTTTCGTGGTCGATCCCAAGGTCGCGCAGATACGGCCGGCCAGCGCGACCAGCATGTTCCTCTACGGCATGACGATCGGCCGGACGTCGGTCATGGCAACCGATGCCGAGGGGCACACGATCGCGCAATTCACGATCGACGTCCTGCCGTCCAGTTACGGGGCCGCGCAGGCCGAAGTCCGGATCGCCCGGCAGATGCCGGGCAGCCACATCACGGTTCAGACCGACGCGCGTGGCCTGACGCTCAGCGGTTCGGTGGCCTCGCCGGAAGATGCGGCGCAGGCCGAAGAAATCGCCCGGGGATATCTGGCCGAAGGGCAGGGGCTGCGCAACCGCCTGTCCATCCGCTCGGCGACCCAGGTGACGCTGAGCGTCCGGATCGCGGAGATGGACCGCAACGTGGTGCGCCAGTTGGGAATCAACTGGCAGGCGGTCGGCAATATCGGCAAGGTCGGCAGTTTTCCAGCCCTGACCCTGAATGTGAACGGCAGCAGCGCTGCCTGCGTCGCGACGCGTAATCCGTTCTGCCTGGGCAGCAACGTCAATGGCGTCATCGACGCGCTGTCGCAGGACAACCTGGTCCGGATGCTGGCCGAGCCCAATCTGACGGTCATGAGCGGACAAAGCGCCAGCTTCCAGGTGGGCGGGCAATATCCCATCCCGATGGCGCAACAGGCCGGCGCCATTTCGGTCGCCTTCAAGGATTATGGCGTCAGCCTGACCTTTTTGCCGACCGTCTTCAGCAATGGACGCATCAACCTGCATGTCGCCCCGGAAATCAGCCAGTTGAGCAACCAGAACGCGGTGTCGGTCACGACGTCCGGATCGACGTCGGTCATTCCGGCCCTGACTGTCCGGCGGGCCGAGACGACCGTCGAGATGGGCAGCGGCGAGACATTGGCCATCGCCGGCCTGCTGGAGGATTCGACTACCGATTCAAGCAACGGCATCCCCGGCGCCGGCGACGTGCCCCTGTTGGGGGCGCTGTTTCGTTCGACGAACTTCAACCGGCAGGAAACCGAACTGGTGATCCTGGTCACGCCTTATCTCGTCCGCCCGGTGGCGAACCGGTCGCGCCTGGTCGCGCCGACCGACATGGCGGGCGTCCCGACTGAAATCGAACGTCTGCTGCTGATGCGCCAGGTCGCGCCGCGACAGCGTGCCGAGCCCGTGCAGATTCCAGGCGATGCCGGGTTCTTCGTTCAATGAGGACCTGGGCATGAACGCGACAATCCTGTTCCGGGCGCGCAGGGGGCTTTCGTGCGTCCTGCTGTCATGCGTCCTGCCGCTGGTCGGCGGATGTGGCACGTTGGATCCGTATCACAAGCCTTATGCATGGCATCCGTCCGGCGCGAACGCGGCCAATCTTGCCGCCATGGTCGCCGACCCGCGCGATCTGAGGGAAGGGCATGGCGGCGAGGCGCCCGATGCGCAGGCGCCGGTCATGGCGGTCGAACGCATCAGGCTGGACAAACCCAAGGCGTTGCCGTCCACCAACGGCATTTCCGGCGTGAGCGGATCGTCGGGCAGTGGATCGGGCGGTGGATCAAGCGGGAGCCCGTCCGGCGGCGGAGGAAACTGAGCCATGATGGCCACGGCCGAAAAAGTGCAGCCCGAGCCCGCGAGCTCCGTTGTCGCCCGGCATGACCGGCCTTTCCTGGTGGGATACGTATCCGACGCGGCCACCGAGGCGCTGGTGCGCGACGGATTGACCGAAAGTGTCGGCGCCGCGATCGATATCCGGCGCGGCACCGTGCGCACGGCCGTGGCGGCGCTGCAGAAGCATTCGACCCCGCGGATCCTGATCATCGACCTGGCCGAGGAGAAGCATCCGATCAGCGCCCTGCGCGACCTGGCCCAGGTGGTGGAACCGGATGTCTCGGTCCTGCTGATCGGTTCGGTGGACAGCGCCGATTTCTACCGCGAGGTCACGCGCGGGCTGGGGGTTGCGGAATACCTGCCGCGCCCGTTGACGCGCGAGAAGATCGCAAGGCAATTCGGCCCCCTGACGCGGGGGCAGTTGCCCGAGCGGGATCTGGGCGGGCGCTGCGTGACGATCACGGGCGTGCGCGGCGGGGTCGGCGCCAGCACGGTCGCCGTCAATCTGGCCTGGCTGTTCGGCGCGGTCATGCATCGCCACACGCTGTTGCTGGATTCGGACCTGCATCGCGGAATGGCGGCGTTCCTGCTGGATGTCGGCGTGGGGTCCGGATTGCGGCGCGCGCTGGAAGCCCCGGACAGAATCGACGTCCTGCTGGCCGAACGGGCCACCAGCCCGGTCGCCGAACGCCTGCACGTGCTGGCCGACCAGATGGATTTCGCATCAGAACTGGATTATGCCGCCGGCGCGGCGCAGGCTTTGCTGCGGGTTCTGCGGCAGAGATATAATTTTGTCGTGGCCGACGTGCCCTTCGTATCGAACGCGCTGAATCGCGACCTGCTGGCGCAGGTGCATCAGCGTGTCCTGGTGCTGGAACCGACCTTGGCGTCGGTGCGGGATACGCTGCGCCTGCTGGACGTCCCGGCCGGACCGTTGCAGAAGCAGCGCCCGGTTCTGGTGCTGAACCGGCTGGGCCGCCCGGGTGCGCTGAGCCGCGGCCAGGTCGAAGAAGCGCTGAAGACCAATGTCGACATCACCATTGCCGACTTGCCGCGCCAGATCGGCAACGCCGCGACGCTGGGCGAGCCGGCGGTCGCCGCCCGGGGCGCCTTTCGTACCGCGATGATGGATCTGGCGCGGCAGGTCGATGCGGTGGGGATGCTGGACGTCACGACCGGGCACGGCGTGCCTTCGACCGACGCCGCGAAGCGCCGGTGGCTGCCTTTTGCGAGGCGCCCGTGACATATTTCGGGACCCCCATATTCGGCCGGCGCGCCAGTCGGACCGACGAGGGCGCCACCGCCAGGGCGGACCATCCCGCCCCGGCCGCCGCCCCGGCGGGCCCCGTTGCCGGCACGGAATCGGCGCCGAGCGTACCGCCGTCCATGATCGCCGAATTGCGGGTCACCTGCCTGGACCGCCTGGACCCCGCCGCCGTCGCGGTGCTGCCGCCGGACCGGCTGCGCGCTGACCTGGAACATCTGATTTCGGAACTCGCCACCGAGCGGCGGATCCAGTTGAACAGCCGCGAACAGCGGGCGCTGGCCGAGGAACTGGTCTTCGACATGCTCGGCCTGGGGCCGCTGGAACCGCTGCTGGAAAACGAATCCGTCAGCGAAATCATGGTGAACGGGCCGAACAAGGTCTTTATCGAGAATGGGGGCAGGCTGGTCCTGTCGGGGGTCCGTTTCCGTGACACGGCGCATCTGGCGAGCATATGCCAGCGCATCGCCTCGGCCGTCGGGCGGCGCATCGATGAATCCAGTCCGATGGCCGATGCGCGGCTGGCGGACGGCTCGCGCGTCAACATCGTCTTTTCTCCCCTGGCTCTGGACGGGCCTTATCTGACGATCCGGAAATTTGGCCGCAAGGTCATCGATTTTGCCCGGCTCATCGAATTCGGCGCCCTGACGCCTCCGGTCGCGCGGCTGCTCCAGACCGCGGCCAAGGCAAGGTTGAACATCATCGTTTCCGGCGGCACGGGGTCGGGCAAGACCACGCTGCTGAACGCGCTGTCCCGGATGATCGATGCCGGCGAGCGCGTCATCACCGTCGAGGACGCGGCCGAACTGCAGTTGCAGCAGCCGCATGTCGTGCGCCTGGAAACCCGCCCCGCGAACCTCGAAGGGCGGGGCGAGATCGCCCAGCGCGACCTGATGCGCAACGCGCTCCGCATGCGTCCCGACCGGATCATCATCGGCGAGTGCCGTGGCGGCGAAGCCTTCGACATGCTGCAGGCCATGAATACCGGTCATGACGGCAGCATGTCCACGGTGCATGCCAACACCACCCGCGATGCGCTGACGCGGATCGAGAACATGGTGCAGATGGGCAATATGGGCCTGCCGTCACGCGCGATTCGTACCCAGATCGTGGGCGCGGTGGACCTGATCATCCAGGTGGAGCGCCAGCGTGACGGCGGGCGCCGCATTACCCAGGTGACCGAAATATGCGGTATGGAGGGCGACGTGATCACCCTCAATGACGTGTTTCGCTTCGAAATCCAGGGCGAAGGCCATGACGGAAGGTTGATCGGCCGTTACAAGGTCAGCCGGGTCCCGCCCGCCTGCCAGCAGCGCCTCGCCTATTTCGGGCTGGAGCGGGAATGGTTCGCCGCCCTTGAACAGGCGGACGGCTGATGCTGGCGGGGCTGCTGGTCCTGTCCTGCCTGTCGCTGCTGGGCATGGTGGTCAGCGGGGTCCTGGTGTCGCGCATGCAGCGGCAGGCGCGGCGACGCGACGCGCGCCTGGCCGCCGTCTCGGTGCCCTACCGGGTCGTCCGCCCGCTCGAGCCCTCTGCCTTCCGGCCCCGGACACACGCCAGGCGTCCGATCGCGGAACGGCTGGCCGACCTGCTGGGGGTCGACATGGCCCGGGCCGACCAATACCAGGTGCCCTGGTGGATGGTGCCGATCGGCGCCTTCATCCTTGTCGCGTCGCTGTTTTCGATGGTCGCGGGCTTCCTTGGAATCCTGGGGTTCCCGGTGATGGTCGGCGTCTGGATCTTCCTGTGCCGCAGCGTCTTCGGCTGGATGATGGACAAGCGCCGCAATCGGCAGTTGCAGCAATTCCCCGATGCCCTGGCGATGATCGTGCGTTCGGTCGGGGTCGGGATTTCGGTGATGGAGGCGATGCGGACGGTCGCGCGTGAGGCCGCCGAACCGACCGGTCCGGAATTCGCACGCATGGCCGAGCAGATTTCGATCGGCATGTCCATGGAAGACAGCCTGCGCGAAATGGCGATGCGTTCCGGCCTGCCGGAATATCGCTTTTTCGCCACCGCCCTGGCCTTGCAGGCCCAGACGGGCGGGTCGTTGA
Proteins encoded in this region:
- a CDS encoding Flp family type IVb pilin, which gives rise to MMQYLQTLLSLKRDRRGVTMLEYGLIAALVAVVAIGALTTLGTNLSGVFSAISNKVTS
- a CDS encoding type II secretion system F family protein; translated protein: MLAGLLVLSCLSLLGMVVSGVLVSRMQRQARRRDARLAAVSVPYRVVRPLEPSAFRPRTHARRPIAERLADLLGVDMARADQYQVPWWMVPIGAFILVASLFSMVAGFLGILGFPVMVGVWIFLCRSVFGWMMDKRRNRQLQQFPDALAMIVRSVGVGISVMEAMRTVAREAAEPTGPEFARMAEQISIGMSMEDSLREMAMRSGLPEYRFFATALALQAQTGGSLSGALDGLADVIRKRLALKARGHALASEARASATVLGILPVALGLILWVTNPSYIGTLFTDPAGHVLLGFAAVSLGMGILVMRTIIRRTLS
- a CDS encoding prepilin peptidase → MGACLAQGVGAGFALLLLWAALRDIAVRLIPDWLVSLVALSSISLAIIRHHVLAGLISGGILFCLGFACWSRGWMGGADVKLLGAVGLAIQPRQIPDLVLAVTLAGGVLAVLYLMARTFVAERDGGAIPRGRIARVLRIERWRLHRGCPLPYVCAIAVGSVIVLL
- a CDS encoding type II and III secretion system protein family protein, whose product is MFGKSRLAGALVRIAVATCLPAVAPGPAAAAHRDEAGPVRERAVSLEVGAGHMVTLPRAAAKIFVVDPKVAQIRPASATSMFLYGMTIGRTSVMATDAEGHTIAQFTIDVLPSSYGAAQAEVRIARQMPGSHITVQTDARGLTLSGSVASPEDAAQAEEIARGYLAEGQGLRNRLSIRSATQVTLSVRIAEMDRNVVRQLGINWQAVGNIGKVGSFPALTLNVNGSSAACVATRNPFCLGSNVNGVIDALSQDNLVRMLAEPNLTVMSGQSASFQVGGQYPIPMAQQAGAISVAFKDYGVSLTFLPTVFSNGRINLHVAPEISQLSNQNAVSVTTSGSTSVIPALTVRRAETTVEMGSGETLAIAGLLEDSTTDSSNGIPGAGDVPLLGALFRSTNFNRQETELVILVTPYLVRPVANRSRLVAPTDMAGVPTEIERLLLMRQVAPRQRAEPVQIPGDAGFFVQ
- a CDS encoding CpaF family protein, translating into MTYFGTPIFGRRASRTDEGATARADHPAPAAAPAGPVAGTESAPSVPPSMIAELRVTCLDRLDPAAVAVLPPDRLRADLEHLISELATERRIQLNSREQRALAEELVFDMLGLGPLEPLLENESVSEIMVNGPNKVFIENGGRLVLSGVRFRDTAHLASICQRIASAVGRRIDESSPMADARLADGSRVNIVFSPLALDGPYLTIRKFGRKVIDFARLIEFGALTPPVARLLQTAAKARLNIIVSGGTGSGKTTLLNALSRMIDAGERVITVEDAAELQLQQPHVVRLETRPANLEGRGEIAQRDLMRNALRMRPDRIIIGECRGGEAFDMLQAMNTGHDGSMSTVHANTTRDALTRIENMVQMGNMGLPSRAIRTQIVGAVDLIIQVERQRDGGRRITQVTEICGMEGDVITLNDVFRFEIQGEGHDGRLIGRYKVSRVPPACQQRLAYFGLEREWFAALEQADG
- a CDS encoding cellulose synthase operon protein YhjQ/BcsQ, with product MMATAEKVQPEPASSVVARHDRPFLVGYVSDAATEALVRDGLTESVGAAIDIRRGTVRTAVAALQKHSTPRILIIDLAEEKHPISALRDLAQVVEPDVSVLLIGSVDSADFYREVTRGLGVAEYLPRPLTREKIARQFGPLTRGQLPERDLGGRCVTITGVRGGVGASTVAVNLAWLFGAVMHRHTLLLDSDLHRGMAAFLLDVGVGSGLRRALEAPDRIDVLLAERATSPVAERLHVLADQMDFASELDYAAGAAQALLRVLRQRYNFVVADVPFVSNALNRDLLAQVHQRVLVLEPTLASVRDTLRLLDVPAGPLQKQRPVLVLNRLGRPGALSRGQVEEALKTNVDITIADLPRQIGNAATLGEPAVAARGAFRTAMMDLARQVDAVGMLDVTTGHGVPSTDAAKRRWLPFARRP
- the cpaB gene encoding Flp pilus assembly protein CpaB, with the translated sequence MFRLIFFILMAVGLGGFGTVAWIATRPPATARPAAPPTLQILAAARPLDAGNLLKPEDIIAIRVPQGKEGADVTQDSAEGREALAGAMLLHGVGAQAILRSTDLLRPGDRGFLAAALQPGMRAVTVGVDAITGTAGLIWPGDHVDLILTQAFAGSLPAEHRVAAETVLSNVRVIAIDRRLVQGASASNEPQARTVTLEVTPDDAERVSVAVHLGRLSLSVRSAQVGPVPQPAPPAAWAGDVSAILHDDHASDPADGRSLTLYQGGADGKEIHY